Proteins from a single region of Streptomyces sp. TN58:
- a CDS encoding VOC family protein, with product MEQRISLVTLGVVDLARAKRFYAALGWRGTEVEETVFHQAGGLALVLWDRGKLAADCGLQDAPPAGFGGIALAHNVRSDAEVDAVLAAAAAAGGTVTRPAAVNAIGFYSGVFTDPDGHAWEIANNPGFTLTEDGSLILPDFGGGAVS from the coding sequence ATGGAACAGCGGATCAGCCTGGTGACCCTGGGCGTCGTGGACCTCGCCCGCGCGAAGCGCTTCTACGCGGCGCTCGGCTGGCGGGGCACCGAGGTCGAGGAGACGGTCTTCCACCAGGCGGGCGGTCTGGCCCTGGTGCTCTGGGACCGCGGGAAACTGGCCGCGGACTGCGGTCTCCAGGACGCCCCGCCGGCCGGCTTCGGCGGGATCGCCCTGGCGCACAACGTCCGCTCCGACGCCGAGGTCGACGCCGTCCTCGCCGCGGCCGCCGCGGCCGGCGGCACCGTCACCCGCCCGGCAGCCGTCAACGCGATCGGCTTCTACTCGGGCGTCTTCACCGACCCCGACGGCCACGCCTGGGAGATCGCCAACAACCCCGGTTTCACCCTGACCGAGGACGGCTCCCTCATCCTGCCCGACTTCGGTGGCGGCGCCGTGTCCTGA
- a CDS encoding VOC family protein, which yields MIGRLHTVVIDCPDPDELVGFYEKLPSLSRQEDTGEFVVLQDAAGTPVVLFQRVDGFQAPRWRDSARPQQMHIDVLVTDLDVAEAQVLALGATLLDGSDKPIGYRVYADPVGHPFCLITPEGP from the coding sequence ATGATCGGACGCCTGCACACCGTCGTCATCGACTGCCCCGACCCGGATGAACTCGTCGGCTTCTACGAGAAGTTGCCGTCCCTGTCACGGCAGGAGGACACCGGCGAGTTCGTCGTGCTCCAGGACGCGGCAGGGACCCCGGTGGTCCTCTTCCAACGAGTGGACGGTTTTCAGGCGCCGCGTTGGAGGGATTCCGCTCGTCCTCAGCAGATGCACATCGACGTGCTGGTCACGGACCTCGACGTAGCGGAGGCCCAGGTGCTCGCTCTCGGGGCGACGCTGCTGGACGGTTCCGACAAGCCGATCGGCTACCGCGTCTACGCGGACCCTGTCGGCCATCCCTTCTGCCTGATCACCCCGGAGGGGCCCTGA
- a CDS encoding S41 family peptidase — MRIVTATVTATVAALALAGQAAPAATAHPPSADGIWRMDGYGTVLSIRNGTFQEYQTTAVSCLKGDSAQRTAPGTYTMPNGTVLTVRTQGGRDRGSLRTEGSVDARNLRRVPQLPDTCTSPAPEGPLAAFDVFWQSFEENYPFFAAKGIDWHAVRDQYRPLVHAGTTRDELYAVLSEMVKPLHDAHVAVRDGDRVFAQVRPGTVVPSLALDTKAKAFVVARDLKNARNLQDFANGRITYADLPGGQGYLRISGFGGYAGDRAPYAAQVAELDRALDTVFDQERTQRLKGLIIDLRINGGGYDALGIRIAERLTDTSYLAYAKRARNDPADPTRHTRPQPVYATPAQGPRYTGPVAVLTGGSTVSAGETFTQALMDRPGRTVRIGQPTQGVFSDVMSRELPNGMSARLPNEEFLTRSGRTFDGTGIPPHLEEPVFTDEEFDRKRDSAFDTALNVLRNHGGSPS, encoded by the coding sequence GTGCGCATCGTCACCGCCACCGTCACCGCCACCGTCGCCGCCCTGGCCCTCGCCGGCCAGGCGGCGCCCGCCGCCACCGCCCACCCGCCGAGCGCCGACGGAATCTGGCGCATGGACGGCTACGGCACCGTCCTCTCCATCCGGAACGGAACCTTCCAGGAGTACCAGACCACCGCCGTCAGCTGCCTCAAGGGCGATTCCGCGCAGCGGACCGCCCCCGGCACCTACACCATGCCGAACGGCACCGTCCTCACCGTGCGCACCCAAGGAGGTCGCGACCGCGGCTCCCTGCGGACGGAGGGCTCCGTCGACGCCCGGAACCTGCGCCGCGTCCCGCAACTGCCCGACACCTGTACGAGTCCGGCCCCCGAGGGGCCGCTCGCCGCCTTCGACGTCTTCTGGCAGTCCTTCGAGGAGAACTACCCCTTCTTCGCCGCGAAGGGCATCGACTGGCACGCCGTACGCGACCAGTACCGCCCCCTGGTACACGCCGGGACCACGAGGGACGAGCTCTACGCCGTCCTCAGCGAGATGGTCAAGCCGCTCCATGACGCCCACGTCGCCGTCCGGGACGGCGATCGCGTCTTCGCGCAGGTTCGCCCCGGCACCGTAGTACCCAGCCTGGCGCTGGACACCAAGGCCAAGGCGTTCGTCGTGGCGCGCGACCTCAAGAACGCCCGGAACCTCCAGGACTTCGCCAACGGGCGGATCACGTACGCCGACCTCCCCGGCGGGCAGGGCTATCTGCGGATCTCCGGCTTCGGCGGCTACGCGGGCGACCGCGCACCCTACGCCGCCCAGGTGGCCGAACTCGACAGGGCGCTGGACACGGTCTTCGACCAGGAGCGCACCCAGCGCCTGAAGGGCCTGATCATCGACCTGCGGATCAACGGCGGCGGCTACGACGCCCTGGGCATCCGCATCGCCGAACGCCTCACCGACACCTCGTACCTCGCCTACGCCAAGCGGGCCCGCAACGACCCCGCCGACCCCACCCGGCACACCCGCCCCCAGCCCGTATACGCCACGCCCGCCCAGGGGCCCCGTTACACCGGCCCGGTGGCCGTGCTGACGGGCGGCTCGACCGTCAGCGCGGGGGAGACCTTCACCCAGGCCCTCATGGACCGGCCAGGCAGGACGGTCCGCATCGGGCAGCCCACACAGGGCGTCTTCTCGGACGTCATGTCACGCGAGCTCCCCAACGGCATGTCGGCCCGCCTTCCGAACGAGGAGTTCCTGACCCGGTCAGGCAGGACCTTCGACGGCACGGGCATTCCGCCGCACCTCGAAGAGCCGGTCTTCACGGACGAGGAGTTCGACAGGAAGAGGGACTCGGCCTTCGACACCGCGCTGAACGTCCTGCGCAACCACGGCGGTTCCCCGAGCTGA
- a CDS encoding CAP domain-containing protein, whose amino-acid sequence MSRSRTPEPQTRVEARRKKAVRTRIVLSVTAAAAVVAVGVAVADSGDDARTDRRAEGAAGASSGTGAGTATPAPDTATPTTDATVSTNASAAASPDAGASASATPTEPATEQSSSPAAAASSPAAKPTKKPATTSGGGSGGPGGSGGGGSTGGGGGGGTVDQGEESAVLALVNKERAAAGCGALTTNAKLSAAARGYSDTMARAGVMSHTGPDGSTMTSRVEAAGYKWSNLGENIARGQADANAVMKAWMNSPGHRANILNCAFKEIGIGVHKGDGGPWWTQNFGASR is encoded by the coding sequence ATGAGCCGCAGCCGAACTCCCGAACCGCAGACCCGCGTCGAGGCCCGGCGGAAGAAGGCGGTGCGCACGCGCATCGTGCTGTCTGTCACCGCGGCCGCCGCGGTGGTGGCGGTGGGGGTCGCGGTGGCCGACTCCGGCGATGACGCGCGGACCGACCGGCGGGCCGAGGGCGCCGCCGGAGCGTCCTCCGGTACGGGCGCGGGGACCGCGACCCCGGCCCCGGACACCGCCACGCCCACCACCGACGCCACGGTCTCGACGAACGCAAGCGCGGCCGCGTCGCCCGACGCCGGGGCCTCGGCGTCGGCGACGCCCACGGAGCCCGCGACGGAGCAGAGCAGCAGCCCGGCCGCGGCGGCCTCCTCTCCCGCCGCCAAGCCCACGAAGAAGCCCGCCACCACCTCCGGGGGCGGCTCCGGAGGCCCGGGAGGCTCGGGAGGCGGCGGCAGCACCGGCGGGGGCGGGGGCGGCGGCACCGTCGACCAGGGCGAGGAGTCCGCCGTGCTCGCCCTGGTCAACAAGGAGCGGGCGGCCGCCGGGTGCGGCGCGCTGACCACCAACGCCAAGCTGAGCGCCGCCGCGCGCGGGTACAGCGACACCATGGCCCGCGCCGGCGTCATGTCGCACACCGGGCCGGACGGGTCCACCATGACCAGCCGTGTGGAGGCCGCCGGCTACAAGTGGTCCAACCTGGGCGAGAACATAGCCCGTGGGCAGGCCGACGCGAACGCCGTCATGAAGGCGTGGATGAACAGCCCCGGCCACCGGGCCAACATCCTCAACTGCGCCTTCAAGGAGATCGGCATAGGCGTCCACAAGGGCGACGGCGGCCCGTGGTGGACCCAGAACTTCGGCGCCTCAAGGTAA
- a CDS encoding thioredoxin family protein, with the protein MLRPVRAFRADSADSAASADRRTTSPRSAAPLGRRLPLVAAAVVAAGLTAACGPSSGSGGSAAAAAATTGQSSPAFPSESAPASAEASPTASASPSASASASSSPTPPRAPSGSASSGGGSAKPARTSAAPAPAPAKVPGPGYDSSADAQKMIDAALRSAKADGRMVLLDFGANWCGNCKAADKVFAQPQTAGILGASYHLVKVDIGGNSSANSALLRKYSPSGGTYKMPVLVVVSPSGTVRTDTHVTGNPSLTAEGINAFLRKWAS; encoded by the coding sequence ATGCTCCGACCCGTCCGCGCCTTCCGCGCCGACAGTGCCGACAGTGCCGCCAGCGCCGACCGCCGTACGACGTCTCCCCGCTCGGCCGCGCCCCTGGGACGGCGGTTGCCGCTGGTCGCCGCGGCCGTCGTCGCGGCGGGCCTGACCGCGGCCTGCGGACCGTCCTCCGGGTCCGGCGGCTCCGCCGCCGCGGCTGCGGCCACGACCGGCCAGTCCTCCCCCGCCTTCCCCTCGGAGTCTGCTCCGGCATCCGCCGAGGCGTCCCCGACCGCGTCGGCCTCGCCGTCCGCGTCCGCTTCCGCCTCCTCCTCGCCGACCCCGCCGCGGGCACCGTCCGGCTCCGCCTCCTCCGGCGGGGGCTCCGCCAAGCCGGCCCGTACGTCCGCCGCGCCCGCGCCCGCTCCGGCCAAGGTTCCCGGCCCCGGCTACGACAGCTCGGCCGACGCGCAGAAGATGATCGACGCTGCGCTGCGCTCGGCCAAGGCCGACGGGCGGATGGTCCTGCTGGACTTCGGCGCCAACTGGTGCGGCAACTGCAAGGCCGCCGACAAGGTGTTCGCGCAGCCGCAGACCGCCGGGATCCTCGGCGCCTCCTACCACCTGGTCAAGGTGGACATCGGCGGCAACAGCTCCGCCAACTCCGCGCTCCTGCGCAAGTACAGCCCCTCGGGCGGCACCTACAAGATGCCCGTCCTGGTCGTCGTCTCACCGTCCGGCACCGTGCGCACCGACACCCACGTCACCGGCAACCCGTCGCTGACCGCGGAGGGCATCAACGCCTTCCTGCGCAAGTGGGCGTCATGA
- a CDS encoding TlpA family protein disulfide reductase encodes MRRSLRASVAVPAGTGLAVAAALAVAGICTDDGSAAGSAAAGPGTVRAAAGAAVIDSGSRQEAPALAGADLDGRPVALGDFRGQVVVLNAWGSWCGPCRAEADDLERLSRQTRADGVRFLGINTRDRDRAAARSFVRAHDMTFPSLHDPDGELLLRFPPSVVNPQAIPSTLVIDRRGRVAAAIAGAVTDEQLRPLLARVLREES; translated from the coding sequence ATGAGACGGTCCCTCCGGGCGTCCGTCGCCGTCCCGGCCGGCACCGGCCTCGCGGTGGCGGCCGCGCTGGCCGTCGCCGGGATCTGCACGGACGACGGCTCGGCGGCCGGGTCCGCGGCCGCGGGGCCGGGCACGGTCCGCGCGGCTGCCGGGGCGGCGGTCATCGACTCCGGCTCCCGCCAGGAAGCGCCCGCGCTGGCCGGTGCCGACCTGGACGGCAGGCCGGTCGCCCTCGGCGACTTCCGCGGCCAGGTCGTCGTCCTGAACGCCTGGGGCTCCTGGTGCGGTCCCTGCCGTGCGGAGGCGGACGACCTGGAGCGGCTCAGCCGGCAGACGCGCGCCGACGGGGTCCGCTTCCTCGGGATCAACACCCGGGACCGGGACCGGGCGGCCGCCCGGTCCTTCGTACGCGCCCACGACATGACGTTCCCCAGCCTCCACGACCCCGACGGCGAACTCCTGCTCCGGTTCCCGCCCTCCGTGGTCAACCCCCAGGCGATCCCCTCGACACTCGTGATCGACCGCCGCGGGCGCGTCGCCGCCGCCATCGCCGGCGCCGTCACCGACGAACAGCTGCGGCCCCTGCTCGCACGCGTGCTGCGGGAGGAGTCGTGA
- a CDS encoding cytochrome c biogenesis CcdA family protein, whose translation MTAAAPWTLALADAPSLVNGTLAIAAPVAFAAGLVSFLSPCVLPLVPGYLSYVTSLSVADLADARGGRRNRMAVGALLFVLGFTAVLVSGGALFGYFGRSLLAHQETITQVLGVLTVLMGLSFMGFLPGFTQREFRSHRRPALGLAGAPALGAVFAVGWTPCIGPTLAAVQALAWTEASAVRGALLMAAYCLGLGLPFVLAALAFRRALGAFGLVKRHYPWVLRTGGGMLVLVGVLLATGVWNDMVYTLQLWSANFDTAF comes from the coding sequence GTGACGGCCGCCGCACCATGGACGCTCGCCCTCGCCGACGCGCCCTCCCTCGTCAACGGAACGCTCGCGATCGCGGCTCCCGTGGCGTTCGCCGCCGGACTCGTCTCCTTCCTCTCGCCGTGCGTGCTGCCGCTCGTACCGGGCTATCTCAGCTACGTGACCAGCCTGTCGGTCGCCGACCTGGCGGACGCGCGCGGCGGGCGGCGCAACCGGATGGCGGTCGGCGCGCTGCTGTTCGTGCTGGGCTTCACCGCGGTCCTCGTCTCCGGCGGCGCGCTGTTCGGGTACTTCGGCAGGAGCCTGCTGGCGCACCAGGAGACGATCACGCAGGTGCTCGGCGTCCTCACGGTGCTCATGGGGCTGTCCTTCATGGGCTTCCTGCCGGGCTTCACGCAGCGGGAGTTCCGCAGCCACCGGCGTCCGGCGCTGGGCCTGGCGGGAGCCCCGGCCCTCGGAGCGGTGTTCGCCGTCGGCTGGACCCCGTGCATCGGGCCGACGCTGGCCGCCGTGCAGGCCCTGGCGTGGACCGAGGCGAGCGCGGTCCGCGGAGCCCTGCTGATGGCCGCTTACTGCCTGGGGCTCGGTCTGCCCTTCGTCCTGGCCGCGCTGGCCTTCCGGCGGGCGCTGGGCGCCTTCGGCCTGGTCAAGCGGCACTACCCGTGGGTGCTGCGGACCGGGGGCGGCATGCTCGTCCTGGTCGGCGTCCTGCTGGCCACCGGGGTCTGGAACGACATGGTCTACACGCTGCAGTTGTGGAGCGCGAATTTCGACACGGCCTTCTAG
- a CDS encoding HPP family protein, translating into MSTDQIAPEHEQAQQARPRTPAAAPARSRIPSRLVGRAPAPAPGTVLHSVSGATAVMLGLVAIGAALHEPVLIPPLAASAAIVHSVPGLPLAQPRSVIGGHLLCAAVGYAGLAAFGSSPWVAAVAAGAALALMTLARTPHSPACATAVVIVLRTPDPRTFVPLLAGAAVLIVLAGCALSRARRTGGRYPQYWW; encoded by the coding sequence TTGAGCACCGACCAGATCGCCCCCGAGCACGAGCAGGCACAGCAGGCCCGGCCCCGTACGCCCGCGGCCGCGCCCGCGCGCAGCCGGATACCGTCGCGCCTGGTGGGGCGGGCCCCCGCTCCGGCGCCGGGCACCGTCCTGCACAGCGTCAGCGGTGCCACCGCCGTCATGCTGGGCCTGGTGGCCATCGGGGCCGCCCTCCACGAGCCCGTCCTGATACCCCCGCTGGCCGCGTCCGCGGCGATCGTGCACAGCGTGCCCGGCCTGCCGCTGGCCCAGCCCCGCAGTGTGATCGGCGGCCACCTGCTGTGCGCCGCCGTCGGCTACGCGGGGCTCGCCGCCTTCGGCAGCTCGCCCTGGGTGGCGGCCGTCGCGGCCGGGGCCGCGCTGGCGCTGATGACCCTGGCCAGGACCCCGCACTCCCCCGCCTGCGCCACCGCCGTCGTCATCGTCCTGCGGACGCCGGACCCGCGTACCTTCGTACCGCTCCTGGCCGGGGCGGCGGTGCTGATCGTCCTGGCGGGCTGCGCCCTCTCGCGCGCCCGCCGCACCGGCGGCCGTTACCCGCAGTACTGGTGGTGA
- a CDS encoding response regulator transcription factor: MPSVLVVEDDPSIRQSLIEVLTEHGYAVRSAADGFGALREVTQTPVDAVVLDLGLPDLDGGDALRMIRGISSVPVLVATARDDEAEIIKILNAGADDYLVKPFSGGQLVARLSAVLRRTSHVPPAGAAAAGAPAAAAADPLRATVVGELAVDPGARTAYLAGRELRLTRREFDLLAFLAHHSGQVVSKRRLLTEVWREPYVDDQTVDVHLSSLRRKLGERAAAPRYLLTVRGVGIKLVAPR; encoded by the coding sequence ATGCCGAGCGTCCTGGTCGTGGAAGACGACCCCAGCATCCGACAGTCCCTGATCGAGGTCCTGACGGAACACGGCTATGCCGTACGCAGCGCCGCCGACGGGTTCGGCGCCCTGCGCGAGGTCACGCAGACGCCGGTCGACGCCGTGGTCCTGGACCTGGGGCTGCCCGACCTGGACGGAGGGGACGCGCTGCGCATGATCCGGGGCATATCCTCCGTGCCCGTCCTGGTGGCCACCGCGCGCGACGACGAGGCCGAGATCATCAAGATCCTCAACGCGGGCGCGGACGACTACCTCGTCAAGCCGTTCTCCGGCGGGCAGCTCGTCGCCCGCCTCTCCGCCGTCCTGCGGCGCACCAGCCACGTCCCGCCCGCCGGAGCCGCCGCCGCGGGCGCACCGGCCGCCGCGGCGGCCGACCCGCTCCGGGCCACCGTGGTGGGCGAGCTGGCGGTGGACCCGGGGGCTCGCACCGCCTACCTGGCAGGCCGGGAGCTGCGCCTGACCCGCCGGGAGTTCGACCTGCTGGCGTTCCTCGCCCACCACTCGGGGCAGGTCGTCTCCAAACGCCGGCTGCTGACCGAGGTCTGGCGGGAGCCGTACGTGGACGACCAGACCGTCGACGTGCACCTGTCGTCCCTGCGGCGCAAGCTCGGTGAACGCGCGGCGGCCCCGCGCTACCTGCTGACCGTCCGGGGCGTCGGTATCAAACTCGTGGCCCCGCGGTGA
- a CDS encoding HAMP domain-containing sensor histidine kinase — protein sequence MRRSLAGVALAVTSMVALSFLIPLAMLVMSLVREQGVNAAEQRAAALAPVLTLTTDPYALRESAASLDAAEHLVVHLPGSGALGTSKAPAALLQRAQQGRESISQEVPAGWICLQPVVLPGDQVAVIENFVPEAELTRGVRESWAVMLFLAVGLVGGSVLVADRLGAKVVRSSKRLAQASRALGQGDLDTRVEPMGPRELRDAGVAFNAMAHRMTELLAVERELVADLSHRLRTPLTALHLASERMAGTPESARVEAAVGELETELQAIIAAARTPLAVGPMGQGLLGTEPAGGKTSAAAGASGPRCEAADVVRRRTAFWSVLAEQQDRRCTLDLTQEPTAVNLSDDDIAAVVDALIGNVFRHTAPGTPFGVQVVRTAQAVELVVEDGGPGIPEPDRALSRGSSTGSTGLGLDIAQRAATATGGSMRITRGPLGGAHITVTFALAPCAPSGRRLRRPRGAARRRPVWPRSR from the coding sequence GTGAGGCGCTCCCTGGCCGGAGTGGCCCTGGCCGTGACCTCCATGGTCGCCCTCTCCTTCCTCATACCGCTGGCGATGCTGGTGATGTCGCTGGTCAGGGAGCAGGGCGTCAACGCCGCCGAGCAGCGGGCCGCCGCCCTGGCGCCCGTCCTCACGCTGACCACCGACCCGTACGCGCTGCGGGAGTCGGCCGCTAGCCTGGACGCGGCCGAGCACCTGGTCGTCCACCTGCCCGGCTCGGGGGCCCTCGGCACCTCCAAGGCCCCGGCGGCGCTGCTCCAACGGGCGCAGCAGGGCCGCGAGTCCATCTCCCAGGAGGTCCCCGCCGGGTGGATCTGCCTCCAGCCGGTGGTGCTCCCCGGCGACCAGGTCGCCGTCATCGAGAACTTCGTCCCGGAGGCGGAGCTCACCCGCGGGGTCAGGGAGTCGTGGGCGGTGATGCTCTTCCTCGCGGTGGGGCTGGTCGGCGGTTCCGTCCTGGTCGCCGACCGCCTCGGCGCGAAGGTCGTCCGGTCCTCGAAGCGGCTGGCGCAGGCGTCGCGGGCGCTGGGCCAGGGCGATCTGGACACGCGTGTGGAGCCCATGGGCCCGCGGGAGCTGCGTGACGCGGGTGTCGCCTTCAACGCGATGGCCCACCGGATGACCGAGCTGCTCGCCGTCGAACGCGAGCTGGTCGCCGACCTGTCCCACCGGCTGCGGACGCCGCTGACCGCCCTGCACCTGGCGTCGGAGCGGATGGCGGGCACGCCGGAGTCGGCCCGCGTGGAGGCGGCCGTCGGTGAGCTGGAGACGGAGCTGCAGGCGATCATCGCCGCGGCGCGCACCCCGCTGGCCGTGGGCCCCATGGGCCAGGGGCTGCTCGGTACGGAGCCGGCCGGGGGCAAGACGTCGGCCGCCGCGGGGGCGTCCGGCCCGCGCTGCGAGGCGGCGGACGTCGTACGCCGCCGTACGGCCTTCTGGTCGGTGCTGGCGGAACAGCAGGACCGCCGGTGCACCCTCGACCTGACCCAGGAGCCCACGGCCGTCAACCTCTCCGACGACGACATCGCCGCCGTCGTGGACGCGCTGATCGGCAACGTCTTCCGGCACACCGCTCCGGGGACCCCCTTCGGCGTCCAGGTGGTCCGTACGGCCCAGGCCGTGGAGCTCGTCGTGGAGGACGGCGGCCCCGGGATCCCCGAACCGGACCGGGCCCTGTCCCGCGGGAGCAGCACCGGGTCCACCGGACTGGGCCTGGACATCGCGCAGCGGGCGGCGACGGCCACGGGCGGCTCGATGCGCATCACCCGCGGCCCGCTGGGGGGCGCGCACATCACGGTGACGTTCGCGCTGGCCCCGTGCGCCCCGTCAGGCCGCAGGCTCCGCAGGCCGCGCGGCGCGGCGCGCCGCCGCCCGGTCTGGCCGCGCAGCCGCTGA
- a CDS encoding MarR family winged helix-turn-helix transcriptional regulator has product MPKKLTEAEMPAADYAFYGLVWAGTTMTDRVDKALVKAHDLPVSWFEVMLWLASSPEPVPASVLGNSTLLSRSQVSRVVDALQSRGVVTRTPSARDARSVEVSLTAAGRTLFAEADTTRREALAPTFTDLLDTDDLEALGRVWRKLKGAAKDAS; this is encoded by the coding sequence ATGCCGAAGAAGCTCACAGAAGCCGAGATGCCGGCGGCCGACTACGCCTTCTACGGGCTGGTCTGGGCCGGCACGACGATGACGGACCGCGTGGACAAGGCCCTGGTCAAGGCCCACGACCTGCCCGTGTCCTGGTTCGAGGTCATGCTGTGGCTGGCGTCCAGCCCCGAGCCGGTGCCCGCCTCCGTCCTCGGCAACAGCACCCTGCTCAGCCGCAGCCAGGTCTCCCGGGTCGTGGACGCCCTGCAGAGCCGGGGAGTGGTGACCCGCACCCCCTCGGCACGCGACGCCCGCTCGGTGGAGGTCTCCCTCACCGCGGCCGGACGCACCCTCTTCGCCGAGGCCGACACGACCCGCCGCGAGGCCCTCGCCCCAACCTTCACCGATCTCCTCGACACCGACGACCTGGAGGCCCTGGGCAGGGTCTGGCGCAAACTCAAGGGCGCCGCCAAGGACGCCTCGTAA
- a CDS encoding SDR family oxidoreductase codes for MSTPPTTSAATAADAPVRTVLITGTSSGIGLAAAVAAARAGWRTVATLRDTTRAGALREAAAEAGVEIDIRRLDVVDEASVTAAVEGVIADYGRLDAVVNNAGAGHLGTLELETVADVREVMEVNFFGVLNVSKAALPHLRATGGRLVTVTSVGGVIGQPFNEAYCAAKFAVEGYMESLAPVARTLGVSVSVVEPGAVATEFVNNIGLDFEARISAAGPYADALRTYIDRTVSQFTEGAAQTPAGAAEAVMEALTADRPAFRLQTTEWARDFAGAKLADLDGAAVLGMTGAWVAA; via the coding sequence ATGTCCACTCCCCCCACCACCTCCGCCGCGACCGCCGCCGACGCCCCCGTCCGCACCGTCCTGATCACCGGTACCTCCTCCGGGATCGGCCTGGCCGCCGCCGTCGCCGCGGCCCGCGCCGGCTGGCGTACGGTGGCCACGCTGCGGGACACCACCCGGGCCGGCGCCCTGCGGGAAGCCGCCGCCGAGGCGGGCGTCGAGATCGACATCCGCCGCCTCGACGTCGTCGACGAGGCGTCCGTCACCGCCGCCGTGGAGGGCGTGATCGCCGACTACGGCCGCCTGGACGCGGTCGTCAACAACGCCGGCGCCGGACACCTCGGCACGCTGGAGCTGGAGACCGTGGCGGACGTCCGCGAGGTCATGGAGGTCAACTTCTTCGGCGTGCTGAACGTCTCCAAGGCGGCACTCCCCCACCTCCGGGCCACCGGTGGCCGTCTGGTCACCGTCACCAGCGTCGGCGGCGTCATCGGCCAGCCCTTCAACGAGGCCTACTGCGCGGCCAAGTTCGCGGTGGAGGGGTACATGGAGAGCCTGGCGCCGGTGGCGAGGACGCTCGGCGTGAGCGTGTCCGTCGTCGAGCCGGGCGCGGTGGCGACCGAGTTCGTCAACAACATCGGGCTGGACTTCGAGGCCCGGATCTCCGCGGCCGGACCGTACGCCGACGCGCTGCGGACCTACATCGACCGCACGGTGAGCCAGTTCACCGAGGGCGCGGCCCAGACGCCGGCCGGTGCGGCCGAGGCGGTCATGGAGGCGCTGACCGCCGACCGCCCCGCCTTCCGCCTCCAGACCACCGAGTGGGCCCGCGACTTCGCCGGGGCCAAACTGGCGGATCTGGACGGCGCGGCCGTCCTCGGCATGACGGGGGCCTGGGTCGCGGCCTGA
- a CDS encoding NPP1 family protein: MRSNRRIRRSLVVAGATLALVVGVPQVAFAAPPPALPGQAEEIERTFQPAYDYDTDGCYPTPAIGPTGVLNGGLKPTGALNGNCRDASDLANTNGYSRWKCNNGWCAVVYALYFEKDQAIPGISLGGHRHDWEHVVVWIQGGEAKYVATSAHGDFEIHARDRIRWDGTHPKIVYHKDGIGTHCFRAANTNDEPPENHRGTWQYPVLVGWSGYPAGLRDKLSQADFGSAHFGLKDGSFTSHLAEAKPAGIPFDPYL, from the coding sequence GTGCGGAGCAACCGTCGCATCCGGAGATCCCTCGTCGTCGCCGGTGCCACCCTCGCGCTCGTCGTCGGCGTCCCGCAGGTGGCCTTCGCGGCCCCGCCCCCGGCGCTGCCCGGCCAGGCCGAGGAGATCGAGCGGACCTTCCAGCCCGCCTACGACTACGACACCGACGGCTGCTACCCGACGCCCGCCATCGGCCCGACCGGCGTGCTGAACGGAGGGCTCAAGCCCACCGGAGCCCTCAATGGCAACTGCCGGGACGCCTCGGACCTCGCCAACACCAACGGATACTCACGCTGGAAGTGCAACAACGGCTGGTGCGCCGTGGTCTACGCGCTCTACTTCGAGAAGGACCAGGCGATCCCCGGCATCAGCCTCGGCGGCCACCGCCACGACTGGGAGCACGTGGTGGTCTGGATCCAGGGCGGCGAGGCGAAGTACGTCGCCACCTCCGCGCACGGCGACTTCGAGATCCACGCGCGCGACCGGATCCGCTGGGACGGCACCCATCCCAAGATCGTCTACCACAAGGACGGCATCGGCACGCACTGCTTCCGCGCGGCGAACACCAACGACGAACCCCCGGAGAACCACCGCGGCACCTGGCAGTACCCCGTACTCGTCGGCTGGTCGGGGTACCCGGCCGGGCTCCGGGACAAGCTCAGCCAGGCCGACTTCGGCAGCGCGCACTTCGGCCTGAAGGACGGATCCTTCACCTCCCACCTGGCGGAGGCCAAGCCCGCGGGCATCCCCTTCGACCCGTACCTCTGA